The following proteins come from a genomic window of Campylobacter sp. RM16189:
- a CDS encoding DNA alkylation repair protein, whose protein sequence is MNLKEKLLEILLAHSEEKFRIFSQKLITQPEILGVRTPTLKRVAKQIAQEVSLDEIRLFEPVFHEEFAIKAFLIIDIKDDESKFKLASEFVKTMPNWAICDQFDAIKFKDSRFINLLLLQCLSSNLEYEKRFFYVYYMRNLEAFELNKFFEICLNEKDDRYYVKMAMAWALAEIFIKFKESVLNLLESKRLDKFVQNKTISKIRDSFRVEKSIKDELVKLRI, encoded by the coding sequence ATGAATCTTAAAGAAAAATTGCTTGAAATTTTGCTAGCGCATAGCGAGGAGAAATTTAGGATTTTTTCGCAAAAGTTAATAACTCAGCCTGAAATTTTAGGCGTTAGAACGCCTACTCTTAAACGGGTAGCAAAGCAAATTGCGCAAGAAGTAAGCTTAGATGAAATTCGTCTTTTTGAGCCTGTTTTTCATGAAGAATTTGCTATCAAGGCGTTTTTGATTATCGATATAAAAGATGATGAGAGTAAATTTAAGCTAGCAAGCGAATTTGTAAAAACTATGCCAAATTGGGCGATCTGTGATCAGTTTGATGCGATAAAATTCAAAGATAGCAGATTTATAAATTTGCTTCTTTTGCAGTGTCTTAGCTCAAATTTGGAGTATGAAAAGCGCTTTTTTTATGTTTATTATATGAGAAATTTAGAGGCGTTTGAGCTTAATAAATTTTTTGAAATTTGCTTAAACGAAAAAGATGATAGATACTATGTGAAAATGGCTATGGCGTGGGCTTTAGCTGAAATTTTTATCAAATTTAAAGAGTCTGTTTTAAATTTACTTGAGAGTAAAAGGCTTGATAAATTTGTGCAAAACAAGACTATTTCAAAGATAAGAGACAGCTTTCGCGTTGAAAAAAGCATAAAAGATGAGCTTGTAAAGCTTAGAATTTGA